A window from Schistosoma haematobium chromosome 1, whole genome shotgun sequence encodes these proteins:
- a CDS encoding hypothetical protein (EggNog:ENOG4112N7G~COG:T), which produces MSNGNSSHVNQSTHCWNPPRIPDTAPDAGITQILAQLYEASKRLHEASANTKDPDTLVVKPPPRSNSAPSTYSRNDQNSYLSASLTDPLSANQFLAQDQWQDPKQSRVDNSYETERNIRIKSGSGNQPNTLQYPDDSLSQTYEQSSSRFNNMFTDDLQSKNDPRMYGSVMNADTKRTGINQGTDSNRYYDRKSAQQWSQKSSGRNNWGNVDHQRNKWKSSGSTDFNIPIFQELTTELGHLTTEMTTTTTMTTTFSPTTVTASAVLLTNATRLVTTSSALEKPSDLSSLEVKDIVTESVTRQTPLTVRTDSALDRHPQTTTQRYIDPTLKSGTYTESLLPSTDQSSNIGFLPDDEDNTQVISRQMPYQTPGSQNINSWHQTSEVSQRFGEGSGNRGSGKAPSVLTPQYQRSRDLWPQSGRESAIPNAADTRYTEDFIDPQPDKNLAFYPSTQEPENRGDEEAWNVSPDKLASGFLEGVSGMGPNIEWNEDKNDHHTGSSQWQGASGSSRSGNTVPEDTPILHPPTQPTQPPIPPRVDNIPETLPQPPLPPPEVWVPAKLSPGQPVPPILLIREYSVEGPLYEKEDTVSHTYNSASHQQLITSIFLPLIIIFIL; this is translated from the exons TACGGCACCTGATGCTGGAATTACACAAATTTTAGCCCAACTTTATGAAGCTTCCAAAAGATTGCACGAAGCCTCAGCCAATACTAAAGACCCAGATACTTTAGTTGTCAAACCGCCTCCTAGATCGAATTCTGCTCCTAGTACTTACTCAAGAAATGATCAAAACAGTTATTTGTCAGCCAGTTTAACTGACCCTCTCTCAGCAAATCAATTTCTTGCACAGGACCAATGGCAAGATCCTAAGCAATCTAGAGTGGATAATTCATACGAAACGGAGAGAAATATTAGAATCAAA AGTGGAAGTGGAAATCAACCGAATACTTTACAATATCCAGATGATTCTCTCTCCCAAACTTACGAGCAGTCATCGAGTCGATTCAATAATATGTTTACTGACGACCTTCAAAGTAAAAACGATCCTCGTATGTACGGTTCTGTTATGAATGCTGATACTAAAAGAACAGGAATTAATCAAGGTACAGATTCAAATAGGTACTATGATCGAAAATCTGCACAACAATGGTCACAGAAATCTAGTGGGCGCAATAATTGGGGTAATGTTgatcatcaaagaaataaatgGAAATCTAGTGGTTCCACAGACTTCAACATACCAATTTTTCAAGAACTCACAACCGAATTGGGACACTTAACAACGGAaatgacgacaacaacaactatGACGACGACGTTTTCTCCAACTACTGTTACAGCTTCCGCTGTGTTACTAACCAATGCCACGAGATTAGTTACAACATCAAGTGCATTAGAAAAACCAAGTGATTTATCATCACTGGAAGTGAAGGATATTGTTACAGAAAGTGTTACAAGACAAACACCTCTTACTGTCCGGACAGATTCTGCATTAGATAGGCATCCACAAACTACAACACAACGTTACATAGACCCAACGTTGAAATCAGGCACATACACGGAATCACTTTTACCGTCAACTGACCAATCAAGCAATATTGGATTTTTGCCAGACGATGAGGACAATACTCAAGTGATCTCAAGACAAATGCCTTATCAAACACCTGGTTCTCAAAATATTAATTCTTGGCATCAAACCTCTGAGGTTTCTCAACGTTTTGGCGAA ggCTCCGGAAATCGAGGCAGTGGTAAAGCACCATCAGTCCTTACACCACAATATCAAAGGTCCCGAGATTTATGGCCACAGTCCGGCAGAGAATCGGCAATCCCCAACGCCGCAGATACGCGTTACACTGAAGACTTTATTGATCCCCAACCAGACAAAAATTTAGCTTTCTATCCAAGCACGCAAGAGCCAGAAAATCGAGGGGATGAAGAAGCTTGGAACGTTTCTCCCGATAAGTTAGCTTCAGGGTTTCTGGAAGGAGTTAGTGGAATGGGCCCCAACATAGAGTGGAATGAGGACAAAAACGATCACCACA CAGGCTCGTCACAGTGGCAAGGTGCATCGGGAAGTAGTAGGAGTGGCAACACAGTTCCTGAGGATACACCCATACTGCATCCCCCAACTCAGCCAACGCAACCACCTATTCCACCGCGGGTCGACAATATTCCGGAGACCCTTCCACAACCACCCCTGCCACCCCCAGAAGTGTGGGTACCAGCAAAGTTAAGTCCCGGACAGCCGGTGCCACCCATATTGCTAATACGAGAATATAGTGTTGAAGGTCCCCTATACGAAAAGGAAGACACTGTCTCTCATACCTACAACTCAGCATCCCACCAACAGTTAATCACGTCTATATTTTTACCTCTAATCATTATATTTATCCTTTAA